The Acanthochromis polyacanthus isolate Apoly-LR-REF ecotype Palm Island chromosome 10, KAUST_Apoly_ChrSc, whole genome shotgun sequence genome includes the window AATCAGGTACACTGTAAATCATTTTCACTTAATTCATCTCAGCAGCTAAGTTCCAGCGCTGGCTTTGAATTGTGACTCAGCTGCACTTTGGTTGATTAATTACTTCAAAATCATCTTACCAGTGTAAAACTAGCTGAGttaaatgttcaaaattgtTCAACAAACTAAAGACATTAAGTTCCATCAACCAGTCAAACAAACAGACTTGctttacttttacattttctaaatttGAAAGTTTCTTCTGCCTTTAACATCATTTACTTATTTACCAGAATCAGTACAAAGACAATCTGTGAGGCTAAATTCAGAACTAACCTTTGTCCTGGTTACACTTGTTTTAATTACTGTAAAAGACAAATAATCTCAACGTAATTTACCTCGTATTAAACACATACAGCGGGTTTCCACCATGTCTGAGTCTGAGGAGTCTTAAGTCTGAACAATGCATCCTGGGAAGTCTTCTAGTTTTGTTTCCTATAAACTCATTGAGTTGATTTCACTCTcagctgttcattcattcaactcGTTATTTTCAAAGTGCCTCATATTATAAgaacttgtgttttttaagcCTGAAGGAgtctgaaaattaaaatgacacaatttatgTTACATTGCTGGGAAATTAGCAAAACtcatatatttacattaaagAGACTAGAAGAGATGACTTGATTCGACAAATAATGCAAGTTTTCATTAAGAGATTGAAATCTCGGATTATATTGAGTCAAAAATGAGCAGTGATCAAATTTATATTGTCCAACTAACCCAACTTTGGGAACAGCAAACACAACGAAATCTCCTTCCTCAACATTTtactagtaaaataaaaatactcccAACTCTAAAAGAAAAGTGAACAAGCTTTGTGCACCTACATCATATTctaactttcttcttcttttgatgttttgtatTAAGTCAGATTACATGTCACATACAGATCACTGATATTTGCTAAACAGTTGTCAGTCAAAGCTACATGATGCTACTTTAGCTTAAATAATCTAGTGTGTTTACTTGTCTGCAGGAAAGTCACCATTCTTGTGGTCGGTCTTGACAAAGCAGGAAAAACGTCCTCCATCAGAGGGATGTTCAGAGGTAAAGCATCAGTGACATTAACAGTGATTTATCTGAGGTGTTTTTTGCTGAGATACAAGTGATCCACCTGTGTTTTCCTGCTCCAGTCTCCCACAGCGTAGACGCAGGGCCCACCCACGGCTGCATCAGAAATGAGCTGAGAGTGGAGAACTACCTGGTGACGCTGCTGGATGTTGGAGGATCAGCAGAGTCGAGGGGAGCCTGGAGGGAGCTCTGTGGAGAGGCCCACGGCATCATCTTTGTGCTGGACTCCAGCGACAGGCAGAGGATAAAGGAGGTCAAGGAGGTTCTCGCTGACCTGCTGAAGCAACCGAGAGTGGCAGGAAAACCCATACTGGTGTAATTACACTCAGCTTTGTTCCTGAATTTCGCATGATGTGCAGTGTAAACAGTGCTCTCTGCTGGCTGATGCGTGGAAATGCATAAATCACTCGTTAAAGGATCAGTGTGCTGACTGTAATGTGCTTTCAGGTTGGCCAACAAACAGGATAAAATGAACGCTTTGCTGGGAAGTGAACTGATTGAGATCCTGTCTCTAGAGAAGCTGGTCAACCAGAGCCGCTCTCTGTGCCATATTGTGAGTATCATTCTAAAAGTCACTACTTCAGCTTGATCAGATATAAATCACATGTGGATGGCAGGAAAAACTGCAGTACAGAATAGAAGACACCTGTAGAGAAACGTACCTTTTTTGGTGTCCACTCAGGAGCCTTGTTCAGCCTTAATGGACCTGCGACGCTGGTCAGACAGAAAGACTCTGCGAGGCCTTCGCTGGTTGCTGCGTGCTGTTTGCCTGGATTACCCAGAGCTCTGTGCTCGAGTAGCCCAGGACAGCAAGAGGCCTCTGGAGCcccaagagagagagaagattggaaaaacagagaaagtgcGCAAAAAAACCAAAGTGGAACGGTAAGAGAAGCCTTAATATTTAGAGGACTCAAAAATTGCACAGGATGGCAGCAACTTCAGCAAGAAGGATCAGTTACTTTGAACTGAActtttaacagcaaatattttctCACCCCAGAATTCGATCCAGCAAGTCGGACCTCCGTCAGGTTCATCGGCCCAAAGACAAGGAGAAAAAGACCAAAGGGGAGGGAAAGTTGCAACCCATCCGGAATATGCTGCAAAAGGTCAGGAAAACATTAGCatcctttaaaataaaaagttgtaCAGTTTGTAGATTGCAGTGGGGTTGAACTAGTCAAacctatatatatgtgtgtgtatatatatatatatatatatatta containing:
- the arl13a gene encoding ADP-ribosylation factor-like protein 13A codes for the protein MDIDLLLYQFQRRWWPLCTPCSPQVNMFNLMSNCCSWVSKIQEPIRKVTILVVGLDKAGKTSSIRGMFRVSHSVDAGPTHGCIRNELRVENYLVTLLDVGGSAESRGAWRELCGEAHGIIFVLDSSDRQRIKEVKEVLADLLKQPRVAGKPILVLANKQDKMNALLGSELIEILSLEKLVNQSRSLCHIEPCSALMDLRRWSDRKTLRGLRWLLRAVCLDYPELCARVAQDSKRPLEPQEREKIGKTEKVRKKTKVERIRSSKSDLRQVHRPKDKEKKTKGEGKLQPIRNMLQKDTTLKKKLKTKKKKKQVKVKEGEKDKEQANEQEEEEEGDSNEGEQENSGHRDRASSALIPPKKGKLKRKTKVKKETLDVPESLDNDEKPLKVKGEKKKKKKKVAKVKRKNKINTEEAPEAYSQPVDLSATFDLYRKAIQALRERQDQRQ